One Clostridium novyi NT genomic window carries:
- a CDS encoding ABC transporter permease, giving the protein MDLMISFLNAAVVAGTPLLLATLGEILTEKVGNLNLGVEGMMLMGAVMGFAVSIKTQSPVLSIIAGALAGTIGALIYAFLTVGLKANQVVSGLTLSIFGTGFSSLVGKGLNLIGQKTPEAVKGFFHIYPIPILSKIPFIGPILFNHDIFVYISYVLAIILGIYIYNTRIGLNLRAVGENPACADASSISVSLYKYVNILIGGALCGLGGAYLSLVYIPSWQENVTAGRGWIAVALVIFAAWNPYKAIIGSYLFGGLGIVAFRFEILTAHVSQYLIDMLPYVVTVIILVALSIRSNKKNAPPNWLGNAYYREER; this is encoded by the coding sequence ATGGATTTAATGATATCATTTTTAAATGCGGCTGTAGTTGCAGGAACTCCTTTACTACTAGCTACACTTGGAGAAATATTAACTGAGAAGGTTGGAAATTTAAACTTAGGTGTAGAAGGCATGATGCTTATGGGCGCAGTTATGGGTTTTGCAGTAAGTATAAAAACTCAAAGTCCAGTTTTATCAATTATTGCAGGTGCCTTAGCTGGAACAATTGGAGCTTTAATATATGCATTTTTAACAGTAGGACTTAAAGCTAATCAAGTAGTTTCAGGACTTACATTAAGTATATTCGGAACTGGATTTTCAAGTTTAGTTGGAAAAGGGCTAAATTTAATTGGACAAAAAACACCTGAAGCTGTAAAAGGATTTTTTCATATATATCCTATACCTATTTTAAGCAAAATACCGTTTATAGGACCTATATTATTTAATCATGACATATTCGTTTATATATCTTATGTACTTGCTATAATTCTTGGAATATACATTTACAATACTAGAATAGGATTAAATTTAAGAGCTGTTGGAGAAAACCCAGCCTGTGCAGATGCATCAAGTATAAGTGTAAGTCTATATAAATATGTAAATATTCTTATAGGTGGAGCATTATGTGGGCTTGGTGGAGCATACCTTTCACTTGTATACATTCCTTCATGGCAGGAAAATGTAACAGCAGGTAGAGGATGGATTGCTGTAGCTTTAGTAATTTTTGCAGCATGGAATCCATATAAAGCTATAATAGGATCTTACCTTTTTGGAGGGCTTGGTATAGTGGCCTTTAGATTTGAAATATTAACAGCCCATGTATCACAATACTTAATAGACATGCTTCCTTATGTGGTAACTGTAATTATACTTGTTGCATTATCAATTAGAAGTAATAAAAAGAATGCACCGCCAAACTGGCTTGGAAATGCATATTATAGAGAAGAAAGATAG
- a CDS encoding IS1182-like element ISCno1 family transposase yields MLTNNERKQNQLELVYIENLVPENHILRKIDKYIDFSFIRDLTKDLYCADNGRPSVDPVVLFKMLFIGYLFGIRSERQLVKEIQVNVAYRWFLGYGLTDKIPSHSTISQNRTKRFSNTNIHQEIFDNIVFQAINRNLVDGKILYTDSTHLKANANKHKFIKKEITKSTKEYFDELENDINKDRINHNKKPLKKKTKIAETKEIKVSTTDPDSGYMVRDGKPKGFFYLDHRTVDGKYNIITDVHVTPGNINDVDPYVKRIETQIEKFNFNTKYLVADAGYSTNPICKQISDKNYQGVFGFRLGPHVKGKYTKYRFQYVKELDGYVCINNCFLKYRTTTREGYKEYLSNAEHCAYCKYKNNCLTSDKSINRTIRRHVWEDYKDQIFSFTKTEKGKSIYKRRKEKIERSFADSKELHGLRYCRMRGIKNVSEQCLLTAAVQNMKKIAMVLSHYFLCTLIQIYSKLTYIINIFRMLSHKRILA; encoded by the coding sequence ATGCTTACTAATAATGAAAGAAAACAAAATCAATTAGAACTAGTTTATATAGAAAATTTAGTACCTGAAAATCACATACTTAGAAAGATAGATAAATACATAGACTTTTCATTTATAAGAGATTTAACTAAGGATTTATATTGTGCTGATAATGGCAGACCATCAGTGGATCCAGTTGTATTATTTAAAATGCTTTTTATAGGATACCTATTCGGTATACGTTCAGAGCGTCAGCTTGTAAAAGAAATCCAGGTAAATGTAGCTTACAGATGGTTTTTAGGATATGGACTTACTGATAAAATACCAAGTCATTCCACTATAAGCCAGAATAGAACAAAAAGATTTAGTAATACAAATATACATCAAGAAATATTTGATAATATTGTATTTCAAGCTATTAATAGAAACTTGGTTGATGGCAAAATTCTATATACTGATTCTACTCACTTAAAAGCTAACGCTAATAAACATAAATTTATTAAAAAAGAAATAACTAAATCCACAAAGGAATACTTTGATGAATTAGAGAATGACATTAATAAAGATAGAATTAATCATAATAAAAAGCCTCTAAAAAAAAAGACTAAAATAGCTGAAACTAAGGAAATAAAAGTAAGTACAACTGATCCAGACAGTGGATATATGGTTAGAGATGGAAAACCTAAAGGCTTTTTTTATTTAGATCATAGAACTGTTGACGGAAAGTATAATATTATAACAGACGTTCATGTTACTCCCGGGAATATAAACGATGTAGATCCTTATGTTAAAAGAATAGAAACTCAAATAGAAAAGTTTAATTTTAATACAAAATATTTAGTAGCAGATGCCGGATATTCTACGAATCCTATTTGTAAACAAATTTCAGACAAAAATTATCAAGGTGTTTTTGGGTTCCGTTTAGGACCCCATGTTAAAGGAAAATATACAAAATATAGATTTCAGTATGTTAAAGAATTAGATGGATATGTGTGTATTAATAATTGCTTTTTAAAATATAGAACTACTACGAGGGAAGGTTATAAAGAATATTTAAGTAATGCGGAGCATTGTGCTTATTGCAAATATAAAAATAATTGCTTAACATCTGATAAATCCATTAATAGAACTATACGTCGTCATGTTTGGGAAGACTATAAAGATCAAATTTTTAGCTTTACTAAAACAGAAAAAGGTAAAAGTATTTACAAACGACGTAAAGAAAAGATTGAGCGTAGCTTTGCTGATTCAAAAGAATTACATGGGCTACGTTATTGTCGCATGCGAGGAATTAAAAATGTTTCTGAGCAGTGCCTACTTACAGCGGCAGTTCAGAATATGAAAAAGATAGCCATGGTGCTATCGCATTATTTTTTGTGTACATTAATTCAAATTTATTCCAAATTAACATACATAATAAATATTTTTCGAATGCTATCGCATAAAAGAATTTTGGCGTAA
- a CDS encoding dihydroorotase, producing MELLIKNVRIVDWAQDFYGDVYIYKNKIYDIGKNLSKDCEIINGKGKVLMPAFIDLHAHFRDPGFTNKEDIITGSRAAVRGGYTTVNLMANTNPVCSDMEVVNYVKEKAQSVGLIEVNQIVSITKDLKGEDISHLDKLPCSTKFISDDGKGVKDNKIMMEAMIKAKSKGITVISHAESPEMSNVDMRVAENLMTWRDIALCKFTGCNLHMAHISTKEAIKYVKEAKENEVKVTCEVTPHHLALVGEDVYRVNPPIREREDVDALIKGIKDGTVDVIATDHAPHTKEDKKKGSPGISGIETSFPVCYTKLVREENISLNKLSELMSKRPAEIMGVNKGQITLGFEGDLVLVDLDKQYTINSNDFESKGKNTPFDGKEVWGDVVMTIKGGRVVYEKVTN from the coding sequence ATGGAATTATTAATAAAGAATGTAAGAATTGTTGATTGGGCGCAAGATTTCTATGGAGATGTTTATATATACAAAAATAAAATTTACGATATCGGAAAAAACCTATCAAAAGATTGTGAAATTATAAATGGAAAAGGTAAAGTTTTAATGCCAGCATTTATAGATTTACATGCACATTTTAGAGATCCAGGATTCACTAATAAAGAAGATATTATAACAGGAAGTAGGGCTGCTGTAAGAGGAGGATATACAACGGTTAATCTTATGGCAAATACAAATCCTGTATGTTCAGATATGGAAGTTGTTAATTATGTAAAAGAAAAAGCACAATCAGTAGGACTTATAGAGGTAAATCAGATAGTATCAATTACAAAGGATTTAAAGGGAGAAGATATATCTCATTTAGATAAATTACCATGTAGTACTAAGTTTATATCAGATGACGGAAAAGGTGTTAAAGATAATAAAATAATGATGGAAGCAATGATAAAGGCGAAATCAAAAGGTATAACTGTAATTTCTCATGCAGAAAGTCCTGAGATGAGCAATGTTGATATGAGAGTTGCAGAAAATTTAATGACTTGGAGAGACATAGCACTTTGTAAATTTACAGGTTGCAATCTTCATATGGCACATATTAGTACAAAAGAAGCAATCAAATATGTAAAAGAAGCTAAGGAAAATGAAGTAAAAGTAACTTGTGAGGTAACCCCTCATCACTTAGCTTTAGTAGGAGAAGATGTTTATAGAGTAAATCCTCCAATTAGAGAAAGAGAAGATGTGGATGCATTAATAAAAGGAATAAAAGATGGAACTGTAGATGTAATAGCAACAGACCATGCACCACATACAAAGGAAGATAAAAAGAAAGGTTCTCCAGGAATTTCAGGAATAGAAACTTCATTCCCAGTATGTTATACAAAGCTTGTTCGTGAAGAAAATATATCACTAAATAAGTTATCAGAGCTTATGTCAAAAAGACCTGCTGAGATAATGGGGGTAAATAAAGGACAAATAACTCTAGGATTTGAAGGAGATTTAGTATTAGTTGACTTAGATAAACAGTATACAATAAATTCTAATGACTTTGAATCTAAAGGAAAAAACACACCGTTTGATGGCAAAGAAGTTTGGGGTGATGTAGTCATGACCATTAAAGGTGGACGTGTTGTATATGAAAAGGTAACTAATTAA
- a CDS encoding sigma-54 interaction domain-containing protein has translation MGTFGINKTLNKEESAREVLDTILDISYDGIVVVDTNGYITMLSKAYAEFLEVDRDKIIGKHVTDVIENTRMHIVAKTGVAESSEIQKIRGGYTIATRIPIFKNNEVQGAVGKVLFRDTKDFNLLYKKISSFEENPKKHNKNNKNNKLKKKNSAIYSFENIIGESPKIQKAKELAKKAALTKSNVLLIGESGTGKELFAHAIHKSSNRAYENFVKVNCAAIPGELLESELFGYEKGAFTGAKKEGKMGKIEIADGGTIFLDEIGDMPLHMQAKLLRFLQEKELEKIGAESCKKIDVRVIAATNKNLSKMVKEGSFREDLYYRLNVVTVNIPALRDRIEDIVPLTTFLLDKICTKLDKEVQGISSKAMKKLMSYSWLGNVRQLENVIERAVNIVEYDEKISLKHLPYDIVGRVTEFSVEKLEDVIKKTEKETILNAITAFNGNKTKAAKALKLNK, from the coding sequence GTGGGGACATTTGGCATTAACAAAACATTAAACAAAGAAGAAAGTGCTAGGGAAGTTTTAGATACTATTCTAGACATTAGTTATGATGGCATTGTGGTTGTGGACACAAATGGATACATAACTATGTTAAGTAAAGCTTATGCTGAATTTTTGGAGGTGGATAGAGATAAGATTATTGGAAAACATGTTACTGATGTAATCGAAAACACAAGGATGCATATAGTAGCAAAAACAGGTGTAGCTGAATCTTCTGAAATCCAAAAGATAAGAGGGGGATATACCATAGCAACAAGAATACCTATATTTAAAAATAATGAAGTTCAAGGAGCTGTTGGTAAAGTATTATTTAGAGATACAAAAGATTTTAATTTGTTATATAAGAAAATAAGTAGTTTTGAGGAAAATCCTAAAAAACATAATAAAAATAATAAAAATAATAAATTAAAAAAGAAAAACTCAGCTATATATTCTTTTGAGAATATAATTGGCGAAAGTCCTAAGATTCAAAAAGCTAAAGAGTTAGCAAAAAAAGCAGCTCTTACAAAATCAAATGTATTATTAATAGGGGAAAGTGGTACTGGAAAAGAATTATTTGCCCATGCTATACATAAATCTAGCAACAGAGCTTATGAGAATTTTGTAAAGGTTAACTGTGCCGCTATTCCAGGGGAACTTCTTGAATCCGAATTATTTGGATATGAGAAGGGAGCGTTTACAGGAGCTAAAAAAGAAGGAAAAATGGGTAAAATCGAAATTGCAGATGGTGGAACTATATTTTTAGATGAAATCGGCGATATGCCATTACATATGCAAGCTAAGTTATTGAGATTCCTTCAAGAAAAGGAACTTGAAAAAATAGGAGCAGAATCTTGTAAAAAAATTGATGTAAGAGTGATTGCTGCTACCAATAAGAATCTATCTAAGATGGTTAAAGAAGGTAGTTTTAGAGAGGATTTATATTATAGATTAAATGTAGTTACAGTTAATATACCTGCACTACGAGATAGAATAGAAGATATAGTTCCATTGACAACGTTTTTATTAGATAAAATATGTACAAAACTTGATAAAGAAGTTCAAGGAATTTCAAGTAAAGCTATGAAAAAGCTAATGTCTTATAGCTGGCTTGGAAATGTGCGTCAGTTAGAAAACGTTATAGAAAGAGCAGTAAATATTGTAGAATACGATGAAAAAATAAGTTTGAAGCATTTACCATATGATATAGTGGGGAGAGTTACTGAATTTTCTGTAGAAAAATTAGAAGATGTCATAAAGAAGACTGAAAAAGAAACCATATTAAATGCCATTACAGCTTTTAATGGAAACAAGACTAAAGCAGCTAAAGCTTTAAAATTAAATAAATAG
- the pyrB gene encoding aspartate carbamoyltransferase, whose product MLQGRNLIDPMDFSVEELEEVFSLADKIIENPKKYSKVCEGKLLATLFYEPSTRTRLSFEAAMLRLGGKVLGFSDANCSSVSKGESLEDTIKIVSGYTDVIAIRHPKEGAAEVASKHSYVPIINAGDGGHQHPTQTLTDLLTIRRIKGDFSNHTIGLCGDLKFGRTVHSLVKALSRYENNKFILISPKELKIPDYIKEFLNERNIEFKEVDKLEDVIGELDILYMTRVQKERFEDKEEYIRLKDTYVLDKEKMNVAKEDMMVLHPLPRVNEISTNVDDDKRACYFKQARFGMFVRMALIAKVLGVE is encoded by the coding sequence ATGTTACAAGGAAGAAATTTAATTGACCCAATGGATTTTTCTGTAGAAGAATTAGAAGAAGTATTCTCTTTAGCAGATAAGATTATAGAAAATCCAAAAAAATATTCAAAAGTTTGTGAAGGAAAACTATTAGCTACACTATTTTATGAGCCAAGCACTAGAACTAGATTAAGCTTTGAAGCTGCTATGTTAAGACTTGGTGGAAAGGTACTTGGATTTTCAGATGCTAACTGTAGTTCAGTATCAAAAGGTGAAAGCTTAGAAGATACAATAAAAATAGTTTCAGGTTATACAGATGTTATAGCAATAAGACATCCAAAGGAAGGTGCAGCAGAAGTTGCAAGTAAACATTCTTATGTACCTATCATAAATGCAGGTGATGGTGGACACCAACACCCAACTCAAACATTAACAGATCTACTTACCATTAGAAGGATAAAAGGTGATTTTTCTAATCATACAATTGGACTATGCGGAGATTTAAAATTCGGTAGAACAGTGCATTCTTTAGTTAAAGCATTATCAAGATATGAAAATAATAAATTCATTTTAATCTCACCAAAAGAATTAAAAATTCCAGATTATATAAAAGAATTCTTAAATGAAAGAAATATAGAGTTTAAAGAAGTTGATAAGTTAGAAGATGTAATAGGCGAACTTGATATTCTTTACATGACAAGAGTTCAAAAAGAAAGATTTGAAGATAAAGAAGAGTATATAAGACTAAAAGACACTTATGTACTAGATAAAGAAAAAATGAATGTGGCAAAAGAAGACATGATGGTTCTTCATCCATTACCTAGAGTAAATGAAATATCAACAAATGTAGATGATGATAAAAGAGCATGTTATTTTAAACAAGCAAGGTTTGGAATGTTTGTAAGAATGGCATTAATAGCTAAGGTATTGGGGGTAGAGTAA
- a CDS encoding ABC transporter permease produces MLKIVKKSEISRSESIRIRILAIILALVLVGIFISVLGLNPINVYSSMMKGSIGSEYKIKQTIIKAIPLIISSLGIAVAFKMKFWNIGGEGQIIMGAFLASFVALHFSNLPQIVLLSAMAIAGVIGGGLWAFIPAYFKSKFGTNETITTLMMNYIAISFVTYLQYDLWKDPSEMGFPKIKNFTDNAILPKVLGIHAGWIIAIILVILMYIFMEYTKKGYEISVLGESEKTAKYAGINIKKTILGAIFLSGGLCGLVGMIQASAINNTLSVEVAGGVGYTAIIVTWLASLSAPLILLVSILFAALLQGGAYIQTAFGIPDAAALVIQGTILFFVLGSEFFTKYKVQFSNNKKVNEKKNKQVAKEV; encoded by the coding sequence ATGCTTAAAATTGTAAAGAAAAGTGAAATTAGTAGAAGTGAAAGTATAAGAATAAGAATTTTAGCTATTATTTTGGCACTTGTCTTAGTTGGAATTTTTATATCTGTGTTAGGACTTAATCCTATAAATGTTTATTCATCTATGATGAAAGGCTCTATTGGCTCTGAATATAAAATAAAACAAACAATAATAAAAGCAATTCCACTTATAATATCTTCTCTTGGAATAGCTGTAGCTTTTAAAATGAAGTTTTGGAACATTGGTGGAGAAGGACAAATTATTATGGGTGCATTTTTAGCATCATTTGTAGCCTTGCATTTTTCAAATTTACCACAGATAGTGTTACTTAGTGCTATGGCTATTGCTGGAGTTATAGGAGGGGGACTTTGGGCGTTTATACCTGCGTATTTTAAATCAAAGTTTGGTACAAATGAAACAATAACAACTTTGATGATGAATTATATAGCAATAAGTTTTGTCACATATCTTCAATATGACTTGTGGAAAGATCCCAGTGAAATGGGATTTCCTAAAATAAAAAACTTTACTGATAATGCAATACTTCCAAAGGTTTTAGGAATTCATGCAGGATGGATTATTGCAATAATTCTTGTGATTTTAATGTATATATTTATGGAATATACTAAAAAAGGATATGAAATAAGTGTCCTTGGAGAAAGCGAAAAAACAGCTAAGTATGCTGGAATTAACATAAAAAAGACAATACTTGGTGCTATATTTTTAAGTGGTGGACTTTGTGGACTTGTAGGAATGATACAAGCATCGGCTATAAATAACACATTGTCAGTAGAAGTTGCAGGGGGAGTTGGATATACGGCAATAATTGTAACATGGCTTGCATCTTTAAGTGCTCCTTTAATTTTATTAGTTTCAATATTGTTCGCAGCTTTGCTTCAAGGTGGAGCTTATATACAAACTGCATTTGGAATTCCAGATGCTGCGGCACTTGTTATACAAGGAACAATATTATTCTTTGTTTTAGGAAGTGAATTCTTTACTAAATATAAAGTACAATTTTCAAATAATAAAAAAGTTAATGAGAAGAAAAATAAACAAGTGGCGAAGGAGGTTTAA
- a CDS encoding ABC transporter ATP-binding protein: protein MEQNKIPYIKMNNITKRFGKVIANNNINLEVYGGEVHALLGENGAGKSTLMNMLSGVYTPDGGSILVHGKEVKFASPKDAIDSGIGMIYQHFKLVDNMTAVENIIFGQKGKLFLNKKKNIQKIQNIIDKFNLEVELNKSVYEMSVGEKQNLEILKVLYRGANILILDEPTAVFTPQESEKLFKIIDKMKSEGCAVIFITHKMDEVMKMADRITILRKGETIKTVNKKDSNPKELTELMVGRSVELSIKTVPFKKENKLLEVKNLKVLNEDKLEIIKNINFDVFKGEILGIAGVAGSGQKELCEAIAGIHKIKDGEIIFEGENIEGQNPRDIITKGISMSFIPEDRLGMGLVASMDMVDNILLKNYQSQKGMFIKRKPIEAKAKEMVSTLEIKTPSINYPIRYLSGGNIQKILLGRELSLNPKLLIMAYPVRGLDVNTCYTIYELINEEKKKGSSIIYIGEDLDVLMELCDRVMVMYNGEITGILNAKNTSREEIGMLMVGKKLEEEALDA from the coding sequence ATGGAGCAAAATAAAATTCCATATATAAAAATGAACAATATAACTAAAAGATTTGGAAAAGTTATAGCTAATAATAATATAAATTTAGAAGTTTACGGTGGAGAAGTTCATGCTCTTTTAGGGGAAAATGGAGCAGGAAAAAGTACATTAATGAACATGCTATCAGGGGTATATACCCCTGATGGTGGTTCAATACTAGTACATGGAAAAGAGGTTAAATTTGCATCACCAAAAGATGCTATAGATTCAGGAATAGGAATGATTTATCAGCATTTTAAGTTAGTTGATAATATGACAGCTGTTGAAAATATAATATTTGGACAAAAGGGGAAGTTGTTCTTAAATAAAAAGAAAAATATTCAGAAGATACAGAATATAATAGACAAATTTAATTTGGAAGTTGAACTTAATAAAAGTGTTTATGAAATGTCTGTTGGCGAAAAGCAGAATTTAGAAATATTAAAAGTATTATATAGGGGAGCTAACATATTAATACTAGATGAACCTACAGCGGTTTTTACTCCTCAAGAAAGTGAAAAACTTTTTAAAATAATTGATAAGATGAAAAGTGAAGGGTGCGCTGTTATTTTTATAACTCATAAAATGGATGAGGTTATGAAAATGGCAGATAGGATAACTATTTTGAGAAAAGGCGAAACAATAAAAACAGTAAATAAAAAAGATAGTAATCCAAAAGAATTAACGGAACTTATGGTTGGACGTTCAGTAGAATTATCAATAAAAACAGTTCCATTTAAAAAGGAAAACAAACTTTTAGAGGTAAAAAATCTAAAGGTATTAAATGAAGATAAATTAGAAATTATAAAGAATATTAATTTTGATGTGTTTAAAGGAGAAATTTTGGGGATTGCTGGAGTAGCAGGTAGTGGACAAAAAGAACTATGTGAAGCTATAGCTGGTATTCACAAAATAAAAGATGGGGAGATAATTTTTGAAGGTGAAAATATAGAAGGGCAAAACCCAAGAGACATAATAACAAAGGGTATAAGCATGAGTTTTATACCAGAGGATAGACTGGGAATGGGACTTGTTGCTTCTATGGATATGGTAGACAACATATTACTTAAAAATTATCAAAGCCAAAAGGGTATGTTTATAAAAAGAAAACCAATTGAAGCAAAAGCTAAAGAAATGGTATCAACATTAGAAATAAAAACTCCTAGTATAAATTACCCAATAAGATATTTGTCTGGCGGAAATATTCAAAAAATATTACTTGGAAGAGAGCTTAGTTTAAATCCTAAACTTCTTATAATGGCCTATCCTGTAAGGGGATTAGATGTTAATACATGCTATACAATATATGAACTTATAAATGAAGAAAAGAAAAAAGGAAGTTCAATAATTTATATAGGAGAAGATTTAGATGTATTAATGGAACTGTGCGATAGAGTTATGGTTATGTACAATGGGGAGATTACAGGAATTCTTAATGCTAAAAATACATCAAGAGAAGAAATAGGAATGCTTATGGTAGGTAAAAAATTAGAGGAGGAGGCTTTAGATGCTTAA